The sequence GCTTCCTGGCTGTAATCTTCCAGTTCAAATTCATCATTTCTGATATTGACCCTCCAGGTCTTTTTGTGGACATCGATTCCGCAAAAGATTGTTTGTCCTTCAAAGTTGAGTTGCTTAACTTTAGGCATGGTTCCTGATTTTTTAAGTGAGTTAATGTCGTAATTAAATTTACTTAATATCAGGAACTTCTTTTTCGCTTATTCGCCCAGCTCATACATATGACCTCGACGCGGAGCATTCACCAAAGATATTGATTAGCTTCTAACTTTGCCTTCGAAAGAATTGCAAATATGAAACGAAGAAAATCATCCGTGGCAGGCCGCCATCATTTTAGTGACCAGGAGATAATTTCCGCACTGGAACAATTTACCCGGGCAGGTAATATTAGTGTTAAAGAGTTTACAGCAGCCTTCCAAATATCACCTGCTACATTTTACAATTGGAAAAAACGTTTTGGAAATCAACCAGCGGTGACCAATGCACCAGTAGGCTTCATTGATGTAGACTTATCACCGGTCCAGCAGGATTTAACACCAGGAGCCATCTTTGCAGAATATCGCGGTATCATTTTTTATCAGCGTGTAGAACCTTCCTATCTTAAAGCCCTCTTGTAATATGCTATCACTAAATGGTTATCGGCTGGTATTATGGAATGGTTCAACAGATATGCGTTTGAGCTTTAATGGTCTTTCCGGTCTGGTTATAAATGAAATGAAGGAAGATCCTTTTCAGTATGGAACACTCTATGCTTTTTTCAATCACCGTCGCACGCAGGTTAAGATCCTGGGATGGGATATAGATGGACTGGGCATCTTTTATAAGAGACTATCAAGAGGTACTTTTGGCACACCTGTATACAATAGTGAAACAAAGATGATGGTAT is a genomic window of Chitinophaga sp. LS1 containing:
- the tnpA gene encoding IS66 family insertion sequence element accessory protein TnpA, with the protein product MKRRKSSVAGRHHFSDQEIISALEQFTRAGNISVKEFTAAFQISPATFYNWKKRFGNQPAVTNAPVGFIDVDLSPVQQDLTPGAIFAEYRGIIFYQRVEPSYLKALL
- the tnpB gene encoding IS66 family insertion sequence element accessory protein TnpB (TnpB, as the term is used for proteins encoded by IS66 family insertion elements, is considered an accessory protein, since TnpC, encoded by a neighboring gene, is a DDE family transposase.), whose protein sequence is MLSLNGYRLVLWNGSTDMRLSFNGLSGLVINEMKEDPFQYGTLYAFFNHRRTQVKILGWDIDGLGIFYKRLSRGTFGTPVYNSETKMMVLSKKDLLLILEGVEVRFRKRYERSVRPKKS